The following are encoded in a window of Penicillium oxalicum strain HP7-1 chromosome II, whole genome shotgun sequence genomic DNA:
- a CDS encoding Alpha-glucosidase, translating into MRRSIGAQDSVWSFRVHLAWNSFLGEPDEKWDLQTLSSFIDHEGILRTQGPDQRGEQSFKISELALILPEEKCHTHHVQVAPTEPVRAAWKEASVYQIWPASFKDSTGSGTGDLKGVISKVDYLKQLGVDTVWLSPIFESPQVDMGYDISNYRVIDPQYGSIEDVDVLRDRLHERGMKLVMDLVMNHTSDQHEWFKQSRSSRQNKYRDWYIWKPARMDADGNRQPPNNWQSHFQGSVWEWDDATEEYYLHLYGKEQPDLNWENPAVRQEVHETMRFWLDRGIDGFRFDVINFVSKDQRFPDSTSDFFPGCEYYACGPRLHEYLQELGSILQEYDAFSVGEMPCVHDPKDIIKSVQQGRNEFNMIFHFELMDIDHGPKGKFSPGRWSLAEFKKTVDKWQQFMYQNNGWNALYLENHDQPRAVSRFANDSPEYREQSAKLIAIFLGFQAGTPFVYQGQEIGMHNVPTDWPLEEYQDIDCLNHWRLKGQNADRETRETFLREYQKKSRDNARTPVQWDSSKHAGFTTADKPWMSVNPNYSVINAAAQLDDPNSVFNCWRTVLNMRKHHKDVIVYGRFDLVDEENDKVFAYTRTSPQGKVLVVCNFSDEAVDWASLPCRAQEILVTTTGRTLSNLSSGNISLEPYEAIALLLAV; encoded by the exons ATGCGCAGATCAATCGGTGCCCAGGACTCCGTGTGGAGCTTCAGAGTTCATCTCGCTTGGAACAGCTTTTTAGGTGAACCTGACGAGAAATGGGATCTCCAGACA CTGAGCTCTTTCATCGACCACGAAGGCATTTTGAGAACACAAGGACCAGACCAGCGAGGAGAACAATCTTTTAAGATTAGTGAGCTTGCTTTAATCCTGCCAGAAGAAAAATGTCACACACACCACGTCCAGGTCGCGCCGACCGAGCCAGTCCGTGCCGCTTGGAAGGAAGCTTCAGTGTACCAGATATGGCCGGCATCCTTCAAAGATTCAACGGGATCGGGGACAGGAGATCTCAAGGGCGTTATCTCCAAAGTCGACTACTTAAAACAGTTGGGTGTCGACACGGTTTGGTTGTCACCCATTTTTGAGAGTCCTCAAGTCGACATG GGCTACGACATCAGCAACTATCGGGTGATCGACCCCCAATATGGCTCGATTGAAGATGTGGACGTGTTGAGGGATCGGCTCCACGAACGAGGCATGAAGCTTGTCATGGATCTGGTCATGAATCACACCAGTGACCAGCACGAGTGGTTCAAACAGTCTCGAAGCTCGCGCCAAAACAAATACCGGGATTGGTACATTTGGAAGCCTGCCCGCATGGACGCAGATGGAAATCGTCAGCCGCCAAACAATTGGCAAAGCCACTTTCAAG GAAGCGTCTGGGAATGGGATGATGCCACAGAAGAATACTACCTGCACCTCTACGGCAAAGAACAACCAGACCTCAACTGGGAGAATCCGGCCGTTCGCCAAGAAGTGCACGAGACGATGAGATTCTGGCTTGATCGGGGCATTGACGGGTTTCGATTCGATGTGATCAACTTTGTCAGCAAGGATCAAAGATTCCCTGACTCAACGAGTGATTTCTTCCCCGGCTGCGAATACTATGCTTGCGGGCCACGACTGCACGAGTATCTTCAAGAGCTGGGCAGTATCCTCCAAGAATACGACGCGTTCAGTGTGGGCGAGATGCCATGCGTTCACGACCCCAAGGACATCATCAAGAGTGTCCAGCAAGGCCGAAATGAGTTTAACATGATTTTCCACTTTGAGCT AATGGATATTGATCATGGTCCAAAGGGGAAGTTTTCCCCCGGACGGTGGTCTCTTGCGGAGTTTAAGAAGACTGTCGACAAGTGGCAACAATTTATGTATCAAAACAATGGTTGGAATGCTCTCTATTTGGAGAACCATGATCAACCTCGCGCTGTGAGCCGCTTTGCCAACGATAGTCCTGAGTATCGCGAGCAGAGTGCCAAATTGATCGCCATCTTTCTCGGCTTCCAAGCGGGCACTCCTTTCGTTtatcaaggccaagaaatcGGCATGCACAATGTACCGACCGATTGGCCATTGGAAGAGTACCAGGACATCGACTGCCTGAATCACTGGAG ACTGAAAGGTCAAAACGCCGACCGCGAAACGCGGGAAACGTTCCTCCGAGAGTACCAGAAAAAGTCACGTGACAATGCGCGCACTCCCGTTCAGTGGGACTCCAGCAAGCATGCAGGGTTCACAACTGCCGACAAGCCCTGGATGTCAGTGAATCCCAACTACTCCGTGATCAACGCCGCCGCCCAACTTGATGACCCCAACTCAGTTTTCAACTGCTGGCGCACCGTCTTGAATATGCGTAAACATCACAAGGATGTGATCGTGTACGGACGCTTCGATCTTGTGGACGAAGAAAACGACAAGGTCTTCGCTTATACGCGGACGAGTCCGCAGGGTAAAGTGCTCGTCGTCTGCAACTTTTCAGACGAAGCTGTTGACTGGGCCAGCTTGCCATGTAGGGCTCAGGAAATCTTGGTGACTACCACTGGGCGCACATTGTCAAATCTTTCCAGTGGTAATATTTCACTGGAGCCATATGAGGCTATTGCTCTGCTATTAGCGGTCTAG
- a CDS encoding Sulfite oxidase, translating into MPPNYAAPSRLLARWENFCLFTNRTRPRRCPCQQISRPVALRNSFHSQASPKSKPRVQWATLASRSAVLVGLAIGSLQLFNETPSDRSHKKTTDSKIKTFRLAEVRQHDGSSQNPWVIRGTSVYDITDWIAAHPGGDVILTAAGGSLEPFWDIFTIHKRPDVYEILEEYKIGVIDEADLQDGRVPQGAILDPFQNDPERDARLITLTACPRNAETPRDGLKDFITPNELFYVRNHFWVPAVKGEDHEINIEMVDGTERTYTVKELKERFPRHKITTTLQCAGNRRKSMTDAAGTTKGLQWKAGAISTAEWEGVRLVDVLADAGLSLDQLPDDAQHVQFSAMEAYGASIPIRKAIDPWGDVLLAFSMNGVELPRDHGYPVRVIVPGTVAARSVKWLSQITISPDESPTQWQQRDYKSFCPSEVNNPRWERARSIQEMPVTSAITHVEVPRKDEGNGLGTISAEGYAYSGEGERSFAWTSVPMVAAPGTRLSCWTIGLASKGIGPGAGSGGVIGARCPMIGPTPFPSARGWWSRRPTRPTTRNPRPMRASSMPGETWPRRGIVRKCRASRLTRNQIHRFW; encoded by the coding sequence ATGCCGCCGAATTACGCAGCCCCCAGTCGACTCCTGGCACGTTGGGAGAACTTCTGTTTGTTCACAAACCGGACTCGCCCGAGAAGATGTCCTTGTCAGCAAATATCACGACCGGTTGCCCTCAGGAACTCCTTTCATTCTCAGGCTAGCCCCAAATCAAAGCCCAGAGTACAGTGGGCGACCCTTGCGAGCAGGAGTGCCGTATTGGTCGGACTCGCCATCGGATCTCTACAACTCTTCAACGAGACACCATCAGACCGAAGCCACAAGAAGACCACCGACTCCAAAATCAAGACTTTCCGCCTGGCCGAAGTGAGACAACATGACGGGTCATCCCAAAATCCATGGGTAATCAGGGGAACCTCCGTTTATGACATCACAGACTGGATTGCAGCGCATCCTGGAGGAGATGTGATTTTGACCGCTGCCGGGGGAAGTCTCGAGCCCTTCTGGGACATTTTTACCATCCATAAGCGCCCCGACGTCTACGAGATCCTGGAAGAGTACAAAATCGGCGtcatcgacgaggccgatTTACAGGATGGTCGCGTGCCTCAAGGGGCGATTTTGGATCCATTCCAGAATGATCCCGAACGCGATGCGCGACTGATCACACTGACGGCTTGCCCACGAAACGCAGAAACACCTCGAGATGGCTTGAAGGATTTCATCACTCCCAATGAGCTATTCTATGTCCGTAACCACTTTTGGGTCCCCGCCGTGAAAGGCGAGGATCATGAGATCAATATTGAGATGGTTGACGGAACGGAGCGAACGTACACGGTCAAGGAGTTGAAGGAGCGCTTCCCACGGCATAAGATCACAACTACACTGCAATGTGCAGGGAATCGCCGAAAGTCCATGACCGACGCTGCAGGGACCACCAAGGGTCTTCAGTGGAAGGCTGGCGCCATTTCGACCGCCGAATGGGAGGGAGTCCGGCTGGTTGACGTTCTCGCTGACGCGGGCTTAAGTCTCGACCAATTGCCCGACGATGCCCAACATGTGCAATTCTCCGCGATGGAGGCGTATGGAGCGTCCATCCCCATCCGCAAGGCGATTGACCCGTGGGGGGATGTGCTCTTGGCCTTTTCGATGAACGGGGTGGAGTTACCCCGAGATCACGGATACCCCGTACGCGTGATCGTGCCCGGCACGGTGGCCGCCCGCAGTGTGAAATGGCTCTCACAGATCACCATCTCTCCGGACGAGTCACCGACGCAGTGGCAGCAGCGCGACTATAAGAGTTTTTGCCCGAGCGAGGTCAACAACCCCCGCTGGGAGCGGGCTCGCTCAATTCAAGAAATGCCCGTCACGTCTGCCATCACTCACGTCGAGGTTCCCCGGAAAGACGAAGGGAATGGCCTGGGAACCATCTCGGCGGAGGGCTATGCTTACTCTGGGGAGGGCGAGAGATCATTCGCGTGGACGTCAGTGCCGATGGTGGCCGCACCTGGCACGAGGCTGAGTTGCTGGACGATCGGGCTCGCGTCAAAGGGAATCGGGCCTGGTGCTGGAAGCGGTGGCGTTATCGGGGCCCGATGCCCGATGATCGGACCGACTCCGTTTCCGAGTGCACGAGGCTGGTGGTCAAGGCGACCGACGAGGCCTACAACACGCAACCCCAGACCCATGAGAGCATCTTCAATGCCAGGGGAAACTTGGCCACGGCGTGGGATTGTGCGGAAGTGTCGAGCGTCACGGCTGACACGTAATCAGATCCATCGGTTTTGGTGA